In one Parageobacillus genomosp. 1 genomic region, the following are encoded:
- a CDS encoding efflux RND transporter periplasmic adaptor subunit, with amino-acid sequence MLKKWVMIFIVAIVVIGGGVWFFAKGKEEPTMAQVPTASVQRGKLEVKVSGSGTVQSVTSTDIKAKDNKKVDEVLVSEGEKVKEGQELITFTDGSDPITAPADGTITSLNVAAGDRVTNGQVVAHITNYDDLQVTVQVDELDIPKVKVGQTASIKVNAFPDTTYTGKVTSVANEGTVSNGVSTFDVTVHINKPTNLKVGMTAEASILVESKDNVLYVPIEAVHTMNGQKFVLVAKTSSDGSKTSVTRQMVKTGIHNEDDVEITEGITEGTIVQLPQVSTSASNNGQMRFGQMMGGMPGMGVPGGMNRRTMNGRR; translated from the coding sequence ATGTTGAAAAAATGGGTGATGATTTTTATCGTTGCGATTGTAGTCATTGGAGGAGGTGTGTGGTTTTTCGCTAAAGGAAAAGAAGAACCGACGATGGCGCAAGTACCAACCGCTTCTGTGCAAAGAGGGAAACTGGAAGTGAAGGTGAGTGGTTCTGGGACGGTTCAGTCTGTTACGAGTACAGATATCAAAGCGAAGGATAACAAAAAAGTAGACGAAGTGCTTGTTTCTGAAGGCGAGAAAGTGAAGGAAGGACAAGAGTTGATCACATTTACGGACGGAAGTGATCCCATTACTGCGCCGGCAGATGGAACAATAACGTCGCTTAACGTAGCGGCAGGTGATCGTGTAACAAATGGACAAGTTGTCGCGCATATTACGAATTATGATGACTTGCAAGTAACAGTACAAGTCGATGAGTTAGATATTCCAAAAGTAAAAGTGGGACAAACGGCAAGTATCAAGGTAAATGCCTTTCCTGATACAACATATACGGGAAAAGTGACATCGGTTGCAAACGAAGGAACTGTTTCCAATGGCGTTTCGACGTTTGATGTGACTGTTCATATTAACAAACCCACCAATTTAAAAGTCGGGATGACAGCCGAAGCAAGCATTTTAGTTGAAAGTAAAGACAATGTATTATACGTGCCAATCGAAGCGGTTCATACAATGAACGGCCAAAAATTTGTGCTTGTGGCGAAAACATCGTCAGACGGAAGCAAGACTTCAGTTACACGGCAAATGGTTAAAACAGGAATTCACAATGAAGATGATGTAGAAATTACAGAAGGGATAACGGAAGGAACGATTGTCCAGTTACCGCAAGTATCCACATCGGCTTCCAATAACGGTCAAATGCGTTTTGGCCAGATGATGGGGGGAATGCCTGGCATGGGCGTTCCGGGAGGAATGAATCGTAGAACAATGAATGGAAGGAGATGA
- a CDS encoding ABC transporter ATP-binding protein has product MAAPIIQIENMTKTYTFGGEVVHALRDVSLQIEKGDFLAIVGPSGSGKSTFMNMIGCLDRPDFGRYILDGKEINKMTDNELAKIRNEKIGFVFQNFHLLARLTALENVELPLLYRGVKAKERQKIAYECLEKVGLKDRTHHFPNQLSGGQQQRVAIARALVGNPPILLADEPTGALDSKTSKEIIQIMKQLNEQGHTIILITHDWEVANEAKRIVRIQDGQLFEERGDFVGTYSIH; this is encoded by the coding sequence ATGGCCGCACCGATTATTCAAATTGAAAATATGACAAAAACGTATACGTTTGGTGGAGAAGTCGTTCATGCACTGCGGGACGTTTCTCTCCAAATTGAAAAAGGAGATTTTCTTGCGATTGTCGGTCCTTCTGGTTCAGGGAAGTCCACGTTTATGAATATGATTGGCTGTCTTGATCGTCCCGACTTCGGGCGCTATATTCTCGATGGAAAAGAAATAAATAAAATGACAGATAACGAGCTGGCGAAAATTCGAAACGAAAAAATTGGGTTTGTCTTTCAAAATTTTCATCTATTAGCGAGATTAACGGCATTAGAGAATGTCGAACTTCCCTTATTATACCGCGGAGTGAAAGCGAAGGAACGTCAAAAAATCGCTTATGAATGTTTAGAAAAAGTTGGTTTAAAAGATCGTACCCATCATTTTCCTAATCAGCTTTCTGGAGGGCAACAGCAGCGGGTTGCCATCGCTCGAGCGCTTGTCGGCAATCCACCGATTTTACTTGCCGATGAACCGACAGGGGCGCTCGACAGTAAGACGAGCAAAGAGATTATTCAAATTATGAAACAACTAAATGAACAAGGACATACGATTATTCTCATTACGCACGATTGGGAAGTGGCGAATGAAGCAAAGCGGATTGTTCGCATTCAAGACGGGCAGTTGTTTGAGGAAAGAGGTGATTTTGTTGGGACTTATTCCATCCATTAA
- a CDS encoding ABC transporter permease, whose product MGLIPSIKMALRSIQGNKLRSFLTMLGIIIGVSSVIVLISIGQGSSEQVTNQINQLGTNLLTVNVMNTDSVKLTIDDAEKFRDIPGVKEIAPVVSGRVHVKNGTTSAQVSLIGTTASYQTVRDVQVHQGRFLSDIDVEYRQKIVVLGSDTAQTLFGLENPIGQYVQIEGTSFKVVGVLASKGGSLGQSGDDVIIMPLSTAQRLVKNTSIQTIYIQGKAAEQVNFVMTQVERTLARMFPNNQDSYSVFNQQDLMETMSSVTNTMTMMLGGIAGISLLVGGIGIMNIMLVSVSERTKEIGIRKAIGAKRRDILLQFLIEAVVLSALGGVIGVGLGFIIGKVLAATMGLAISYSTFVSLIAFLFSLLVGVVFGVFPANKAAKLDPIQALRYE is encoded by the coding sequence TTGGGACTTATTCCATCCATTAAAATGGCTTTGCGCAGCATTCAAGGCAATAAGCTGCGCTCGTTTTTAACGATGTTAGGCATTATTATCGGCGTCTCTTCCGTCATTGTTCTGATCTCGATTGGTCAAGGTTCGAGCGAGCAAGTAACCAACCAAATCAACCAGTTAGGAACGAACTTGTTAACGGTAAATGTCATGAATACAGATAGTGTCAAATTGACGATAGACGATGCTGAAAAATTTCGTGATATTCCAGGGGTAAAAGAAATTGCTCCCGTTGTGTCCGGACGGGTACATGTAAAAAATGGTACGACTTCTGCGCAAGTATCTCTCATTGGCACAACCGCTTCCTATCAAACAGTTCGCGATGTTCAGGTCCATCAAGGACGATTTTTATCTGATATTGATGTAGAATATCGACAAAAAATTGTTGTTTTAGGATCGGACACGGCACAAACATTGTTTGGGCTTGAAAACCCCATTGGACAATATGTGCAAATTGAAGGCACATCGTTTAAGGTAGTCGGAGTCCTTGCTTCGAAAGGCGGTTCGCTCGGACAAAGCGGCGATGATGTGATTATAATGCCGCTTTCGACTGCGCAGCGATTGGTAAAAAACACAAGTATTCAAACGATATACATTCAAGGAAAAGCAGCAGAACAGGTCAATTTTGTTATGACACAAGTAGAGAGAACATTAGCACGCATGTTTCCGAACAACCAAGACAGTTACAGCGTCTTTAATCAGCAAGATTTAATGGAGACGATGAGTTCGGTAACCAATACGATGACGATGATGCTTGGAGGAATCGCGGGAATTTCCCTCCTAGTAGGAGGAATTGGAATTATGAATATTATGCTTGTGTCTGTTTCAGAGAGAACGAAGGAAATTGGGATTCGAAAAGCAATTGGAGCGAAGCGAAGAGATATTTTATTGCAATTTTTAATTGAAGCTGTTGTGCTAAGCGCTTTAGGAGGAGTGATTGGCGTTGGACTCGGATTTATCATCGGAAAAGTGCTGGCAGCTACGATGGGGCTGGCGATTTCTTATTCTACTTTCGTTTCTCTGATTGCCTTTTTATTCTCTCTTCTTGTCGGAGTAGTGTTTGGCGTATTTCCTGCCAATAAAGCAGCAAAGCTTGATCCGATTCAAGCTCTAAGATATGAATAG
- a CDS encoding response regulator transcription factor encodes MKLLVVEDHLDLLEAIVEILSDEFVVDSATDGEEGLFLALQNIYDAIILDVMLPGIDGFEIVQRIRKEEIETPVLFLTAKDSLEDRVKGLDFGGDDYLVKPFQAPELKARIRALLRRSGGFTTKQTIRYHGIELFGKEKDIIVDGHPVKVTAKQYELLEYLIHNKGMILTKEQIYDRVWGFDSDTTIAIVEVFIHQLRKKLEPFGYHTDIKTVRGVGYMLTDE; translated from the coding sequence ATGAAACTGTTAGTTGTTGAAGATCATCTTGATTTACTTGAAGCGATAGTTGAAATTTTATCTGATGAGTTTGTTGTTGACAGCGCAACAGATGGTGAGGAAGGGCTATTTTTAGCATTGCAAAATATTTATGATGCCATTATATTAGATGTCATGTTACCGGGAATAGATGGTTTTGAAATTGTTCAACGAATCCGAAAAGAAGAGATTGAGACACCAGTATTGTTTTTAACAGCAAAAGATTCCCTCGAAGATCGGGTGAAAGGTTTAGATTTTGGCGGGGACGACTACTTAGTCAAACCGTTTCAAGCTCCTGAGCTGAAAGCACGCATTCGGGCATTATTACGGCGCAGCGGCGGTTTTACGACAAAACAGACCATTCGTTACCACGGGATTGAACTATTCGGAAAAGAAAAGGATATCATTGTAGATGGTCATCCCGTCAAAGTAACGGCGAAGCAGTACGAATTATTAGAGTATCTTATCCATAATAAGGGAATGATTTTAACGAAAGAACAAATCTATGATCGGGTATGGGGATTTGATTCAGATACAACGATTGCGATTGTCGAAGTGTTCATTCATCAACTTCGTAAAAAGCTGGAACCGTTTGGCTACCATACAGATATTAAGACGGTTCGAGGAGTTGGATATATGTTAACAGACGAATAG
- a CDS encoding sensor histidine kinase, whose translation MFQRTHLRLTLLNSLVFFILISVLGTVLYSYMHARLYQEVDAALMRVAERIAYGGPWERDVPFVRDPRVFIVIWNEKGEMINLNRDTTIFTQAHIDPPKQINELYDMNIENFYFRTIAIEMNTELGKITVQILRNINSEREILDQLLLIIVTGCVIGGLCAIVAGYFLAGRALVPIQQAWQKQQQFVSDASHELRTPLAVIQAKTDLLFRSPSATIKEKIDDISVIAKECRRLSRLVANLLMLARSDSNQIEIKKEPFQLDELLKEIVDHYAEIASYQQKEITLDVKTPVQFIGDKERIHQLLIILLDNAMKYTEDGGRIHLSCRQTASSIILEVQDNGIGIAKEEIPKIFDRFYQSDKARTKSDGAGLGLSIAKWIIEKHNGKVKVHSELGKGTRFEIIFPKYPKR comes from the coding sequence ATGTTCCAACGTACTCATCTTCGACTAACGCTGTTAAATTCGCTCGTTTTTTTCATTTTGATTAGTGTATTAGGAACAGTGTTGTATTCGTATATGCATGCCCGCTTGTATCAAGAAGTGGATGCAGCGCTTATGAGAGTAGCGGAACGAATAGCGTATGGCGGACCGTGGGAAAGGGACGTTCCTTTTGTGCGTGATCCGCGTGTGTTTATCGTGATTTGGAATGAAAAAGGCGAAATGATCAACCTGAATCGTGACACAACGATTTTCACTCAGGCACATATCGATCCTCCTAAACAAATCAATGAACTATACGATATGAATATTGAAAATTTCTATTTTCGGACGATTGCGATCGAAATGAATACGGAGCTCGGAAAAATAACCGTGCAAATTTTGCGAAATATCAATTCCGAAAGAGAAATTTTAGATCAGCTTTTGTTGATTATTGTGACCGGATGCGTAATCGGGGGGCTTTGTGCCATAGTAGCTGGATATTTTCTTGCGGGACGAGCGCTTGTACCGATTCAGCAGGCATGGCAAAAGCAACAACAATTTGTTTCGGATGCTTCGCATGAATTGCGAACTCCGTTAGCTGTAATACAAGCGAAAACGGATTTATTGTTCCGGTCTCCTTCCGCCACTATTAAAGAAAAAATTGACGATATCTCTGTCATTGCGAAAGAGTGTCGTCGCCTTTCACGATTAGTTGCTAATTTATTGATGTTAGCGCGATCTGATTCGAATCAAATCGAAATCAAAAAGGAACCGTTTCAGCTTGATGAGCTGTTAAAGGAAATTGTCGACCACTATGCAGAAATTGCTTCTTATCAACAAAAAGAAATCACGCTAGATGTGAAAACGCCTGTTCAATTTATAGGAGATAAAGAACGCATTCATCAATTGTTAATTATTTTGTTAGATAATGCGATGAAATACACGGAAGACGGAGGGCGCATTCATCTTTCTTGTCGTCAAACCGCTTCTTCGATCATTCTTGAGGTGCAAGATAATGGGATTGGCATTGCAAAAGAAGAGATTCCAAAAATTTTTGATCGGTTTTACCAAAGTGATAAAGCCCGTACGAAATCAGATGGAGCAGGATTAGGACTTTCCATCGCCAAATGGATTATTGAGAAACATAATGGAAAGGTCAAAGTGCATAGCGAATTAGGAAAGGGAACTCGCTTTGAAATAATCTTTCCGAAATATCCGAAAAGGTGA
- a CDS encoding PepSY domain-containing protein, with the protein MKTIRKIHFWIGLLASLFLFIESLTGLIMYVNGEERGRIEGLRNFNRMNGQPFLEDSQNGNRSIPPAIGQRNRDFLDRGRGINSWQRMVRELHTGPVGLVSSIGMLIMTGTGLAISFHLLLTRRKINRQKRPVT; encoded by the coding sequence GTGAAAACGATACGAAAAATTCATTTCTGGATTGGTCTTCTCGCTTCTTTATTTTTATTTATTGAGTCATTAACGGGGCTCATCATGTATGTGAATGGAGAGGAGCGCGGGAGAATAGAAGGACTAAGAAACTTTAATAGGATGAATGGACAACCATTTTTAGAGGATTCACAAAACGGAAATAGATCGATACCGCCGGCTATTGGTCAGCGGAATCGTGATTTTCTGGATAGAGGAAGAGGAATCAATTCGTGGCAACGAATGGTTCGTGAACTTCATACCGGGCCAGTCGGGCTCGTGAGTTCGATTGGTATGCTCATCATGACAGGAACGGGTTTAGCCATTTCGTTCCATCTTTTGCTGACAAGACGAAAGATAAACAGACAAAAACGGCCTGTTACATAG
- a CDS encoding LacI family DNA-binding transcriptional regulator: MANIREIAKEAGVSVATVSRVLNGYPYVREEKRNAVWEAVEKLNYTKNINAVHLAKGKTSIVGVMLPYVNHPYFGAVLEGISKEALRHRYHLLLFQTNYDVEKELEALEMMRMKQVDGLIVCSHVAEWEIIAQYKEDGPIVLCEDVGDQDFLSVYIDHYEAFAKALHYLIQKGHRHIGYCIGRTTGTNSKARETAYYDTLRQIGVEPRKEWIFDHCLYVEDGKRVIHQWMELSEKPSALLVSSDQVAAGIVLWGRKEGVKIPDDLAIVSFDNHPISEPLQITTMELPLALMGTKAFRLIYHYIETGNIVKKKEKLPVGFIERLSV; encoded by the coding sequence ATGGCAAATATCCGTGAAATCGCCAAAGAAGCAGGGGTTTCCGTGGCAACGGTGTCAAGAGTGCTAAACGGCTATCCTTACGTGCGGGAAGAGAAAAGAAATGCGGTATGGGAAGCGGTAGAAAAATTAAATTACACGAAAAACATTAATGCGGTTCATTTAGCGAAAGGAAAAACGTCGATTGTTGGGGTCATGCTTCCCTACGTGAATCACCCGTATTTCGGCGCCGTATTGGAGGGAATATCAAAAGAGGCGCTTCGTCACCGGTACCACCTTTTGTTATTTCAAACGAATTATGATGTGGAAAAAGAATTAGAGGCGCTTGAGATGATGCGGATGAAACAAGTGGACGGGCTGATTGTTTGTTCGCATGTGGCGGAATGGGAAATCATTGCACAGTATAAGGAAGATGGACCGATTGTTTTATGCGAGGATGTCGGTGATCAAGATTTTTTGTCTGTCTACATTGACCATTATGAAGCGTTTGCCAAGGCGTTGCACTATTTAATTCAGAAAGGGCACCGGCACATCGGTTATTGCATCGGAAGAACGACAGGGACAAATAGCAAAGCGCGGGAGACGGCCTATTATGACACGCTGCGGCAAATTGGTGTCGAGCCGCGAAAAGAGTGGATTTTTGATCATTGTTTGTACGTCGAAGACGGGAAGCGGGTGATCCATCAATGGATGGAGCTGTCCGAAAAGCCGAGCGCGCTACTTGTATCGAGCGATCAAGTGGCGGCGGGCATCGTGCTGTGGGGGAGAAAAGAAGGGGTGAAAATCCCTGACGATCTCGCGATTGTCAGTTTCGATAATCACCCGATTTCAGAACCCCTGCAAATTACAACGATGGAACTGCCGCTTGCGCTGATGGGCACAAAGGCCTTTCGTCTCATTTATCATTATATTGAAACGGGGAACATCGTGAAGAAAAAGGAAAAACTGCCTGTCGGGTTCATAGAACGTTTATCGGTATAG
- a CDS encoding response regulator, with product MYRVLLIEDDPMVQEVNRQFIEQVKGFTVIDVAGNGVEGIQLIRELHPDLVIIDIYMPHKDGLETLKEIRSQGYEVDVIAITAASDIDTVRRVLQNGAFDYIMKPFKFERLKQALENYLAFRQTLAEKETLTQGDLDALLQTAEQQTLSHDGLPKGLNEVTLQKIVHYLRKQATPVSAEEVAEGVGIARVTARRYLEYLEKKGEVTLDVQYGGVGRPINRYMMKQI from the coding sequence ATGTATCGTGTACTGCTTATTGAAGATGATCCGATGGTACAGGAAGTAAATCGTCAATTTATCGAACAAGTGAAAGGGTTTACCGTTATTGACGTCGCTGGGAATGGAGTGGAAGGGATACAGTTAATCCGTGAACTTCATCCCGATTTAGTGATTATCGATATTTACATGCCCCACAAAGACGGTCTCGAAACATTGAAGGAAATTCGCTCGCAAGGGTATGAAGTCGATGTCATCGCCATCACCGCAGCAAGCGACATCGATACCGTACGCCGCGTATTGCAAAACGGCGCTTTTGATTACATTATGAAACCGTTTAAATTTGAACGCCTCAAACAGGCGCTCGAAAACTACCTTGCATTTCGCCAAACGTTAGCCGAAAAAGAAACGCTAACACAGGGAGATTTAGATGCTCTTTTGCAAACAGCGGAACAGCAAACATTGTCGCATGACGGGCTACCAAAAGGCTTAAACGAAGTGACATTGCAAAAAATCGTACATTATCTCCGAAAACAAGCAACCCCTGTTTCTGCCGAAGAAGTGGCCGAAGGGGTCGGCATCGCCCGGGTAACTGCCCGCCGCTATTTAGAATACTTAGAAAAGAAAGGGGAAGTCACTCTCGACGTTCAATACGGCGGAGTTGGGCGTCCAATTAACCGCTACATGATGAAACAAATATAG